One Euphorbia lathyris chromosome 1, ddEupLath1.1, whole genome shotgun sequence DNA segment encodes these proteins:
- the LOC136231246 gene encoding TORTIFOLIA1-like protein 3, translating into MAQNFKLKVLTLITKLSDRDTYKLAATELDSVAGALDNTTLPTFISCILSTDSTDKPLVRKQCLHLLSKLSLLHSNSLSPCLPKIISYIVRRLRDLDSSIRSQCVTTVSTLASKITKQPFSTAFLKPLSESVFTEQDANAQVGSALCLAAAIDSAPNPEPGRLGKMLVPKLERLLKSDSYKSKSAGLVVMGSVIGVGGVRGYGGLGGLVKSLVGFLSSEDWAARKAAAEALGRLAVVESDAMAEFKSGSLKVFESRKFDKVKATREVMHQMIEAWKQIPDISEEASPPSGSQASSKEVASDERCPPSSKHYGAVGYETPQMRKKTGLASMNTPPDNSAITMSRRSSLKSNEKKTGPSMFRKIDCKKPLDWKVEIPTSNSSSTVASGKDSAPGRRLSKLEPRSLFGKSSDEKAHRFSGCKSGSRVVPCHEETPVSLSPVVASSVTENQHNNHKECEDLSLIRNQLVQIERQQSCLLDLLQRFMGSSQNGMHSLETRVQGLELALDEISYDLAVSSGRMADSKRTTCCMLPGADFLSPKFWRKAGHCSNSRFSTSGTPPLTAIRRRAERNGQLDSLKLESRRLLLQGGSGLIVNPLAEIHDSRGMSVAAQ; encoded by the exons ATGGCTCAAAACTTTAAGCTTAAAGTTCTAACTTTGATCACCAAACTATCAGACAGGGACACCTACAAACTCGCCGCCACTGAGCTGGACTCCGTCGCCGGCGCCCTCGATAATACTACTCTCCCGACCTTCATTTCCTGTATCCTCTCCACCGACTCCACCGACAAGCCTCTTGTCCGCAAACAGTGTCTCCATCTCCTTTCAAAGCTCTCTCTCCTCCATTCCAATTCTCTATCTCCTTGCCTTCCCAAAATCATCTCCTACATTGTTCGTCGCCTCCGCGACCTTGATTCCTCCATACGCTCGCAATGCGTAACCACAGTATCTACGCTTGCTTCCAAAATCACGAAACAGCCATTTTCCACCGCTTTCTTGAAGCCGCTGAGTGAATCAGTTTTCACAGAGCAGGATGCCAATGCGCAGGTTGGATCTGCTTTGTGTTTGGCTGCAGCGATCGATTCGGCACCGAATCCAGAGCCTGGGAGGTTGGGGAAGATGCTCGTGCCGAAGCTGGAAAGGCTGTTGAAAAGTGACAGTTATAAGTCGAAAAGCGCGGGATTGGTTGTTATGGGGAGTGTAATTGGCGTGGGAGGAGTGAGGGGATATGGGGGATTGGGCGGTTTGGTTAAGTCTTTGGTCGGGTTTTTGTCCAGTGAGGACTGGGCCGCGAGGAAGGCCGCAGCGGAAGCGCTCGGAAGGTTAGCGGTAGTGGAGAGTGATGCGATGGCGGAGTTCAAGAGTGGGAGTTTGAAAGTTTTCGAGAGTCGGAAATTCGATAAG GTAAAGGCTACCAGGGAGGTGATGCATCAGATGATAGAAGCGTGGAAGCAGATTCCAGATATTTCGGAGGAGGCATCGCCGCCTTCCGGATCTCAggcttcatcaaaag AGGTGGCAAGTGATGAACGGTGCCCACCTAGTTCAAAACATTATGGTGCTGTTGGTTATGAGACCCCCCAAATGCGGAAAAAAACTGGTTTAGCTAGCATGAATACTCCACCTGATAATTCAGCTATAACAATGTCCAGAAGAAGTTCTTTAAAGAGCAACGAGAAGAAAACAGGACCATCAATGTTCCGAAAGATAGATTGCAAGAAGCCCTTGGACTGGAAAGTTGAAATTCCAACTTCTAATAGTTCTTCTACTGTGGCTAGTGGCAAGGATAGTGCCCCGGGAAGAAGGCTGTCAAAGCTGGAACCTAGGAGCCTTTTTGGTAAGAGTTCTGATGAAAAGGCACACAGATTTAGTGGATGCAAATCTGGATCTCGCGTTGTTCCTTGTCACGAGGAGACTCCTGTATCATTATCTCCTGTTGTAGCTAGTAGTGTCACAGAGAATCAACATAACAACCATAAGGAGTGTGAGGATTTATCTTTGATCCGCAACCAGCTTGTTCAGATTGAAAGGCAGCAATCTTGCCTTCTAGATCTCCTGCAG AGATTCATGGGAAGCTCACAAAATGGAATGCATTCTCTGGAGACACGTGTTCAAGGCCTAGAGTTAGCACTTGATGAGATCTCATATGACTTGGCTGTATCAAGTGGAAGGATGGCTGATTCCAAGAGAACAACATGTTGCATGCTACCTGGTGCTGATTTTTTGAGCCCAAAATTTTGGAGGAAAGCAGGTCATTGTTCGAATTCAAGGTTCTCTACCAGTGGCACTCCACCTTTGACTGCCATTCGACGTAGAGCAGAAAGAAATGGCCAGCTTGACTCCCTTAAATTGGAGAGCCGGAGATTACTGCTTCAAGGGGGTAGTGGGTTAATAGTGAATCCCTTGGCAGAGATTCATGATTCAAGAGGGATGTCTGTGGCAGCACAATAA
- the LOC136231272 gene encoding uncharacterized protein codes for MADSEKLTALKKAYADIILNTAKEAAARIMVSESKAQRYQRELFAAKDESLRMLLRLKQMLDSKVNEAKISSLSQHRRIEELEAQLGEAEDIVKDLRAELRELQDELEKVTSRQKQPLGECNSEGQNATLANGTKDDRLGTSGSGSAISSLPALQCDPVINLETKNSDLNGACDGNKCHSENDSCKENCFACSPDFASIVMRSKKPELYRNGCTQRIRAFERLLGGTLSGQSDGVRNQENNDTCKQLTAKVDNFCDVEKLPDLVKDIEADNRTRKRRKINQCLSVQGAADMKNQIFIGEEVKHTCKNFAAKGHITSGVKRNPVIIKNGGGIPRRIRTKRASRYRRNRKYKDFAVFPLQAVDNNAQTQEDSRTSDNVLQKDPEPVVAPKSPPSANDVKAQSGCEEGTKIEEEFGRTPSFENAPSSDNKLSADELVPIEQDAVSGLSSKFPACKTDFEAACVSLSNSNSKEPDASEASPNQPVNNKFLKFTFQRKRKKELPNSPDGDSSLENNTRKMEGEVNGSLELHKSSLIPESSRDNRRLAQVARQLISLSEKKWR; via the exons ATGGCCGATTCCGAG AAATTAACGGCGTTGAAGAAGGCTTACGCCGATATCATACTGAACACGGCGAAAGAAGCGGCGGCGAGGATAATGGTGTCGGAGAGCAAAGCACAGAGATATCAACGCGAGCTCTTCGCCGCGAAAGATGAGTCCTTGCGTATGCTTCTTAGGCTTAAACAGATGTTGGATTCTAAG GTTAATGAAGCTAAAATATCATCCTTAAGTCAACATAGAAGGATTGAAGAACTAGAAGCACAACTTGGGGAAGCTGAGGATATTGTAAAAGACCTCAGAGCCGAGTTGAGAGAACTACAGGATGAATTGGAGAAGGTGACAAGTAGACAAAAGCAGCCTTTGGGTGAATGCAATTCAGAAGGTCAAAATGCTACTCTTGCAAATGGCACGAAGGATGATAGACTTGGAACTTCTGGTTCTGGATCTGCAATATCTTCTCTACCCGCCTTACAGTGTGACCCAGTTATTAATCTTGAGACAAAGAATTCAGACCTGAATGGGGCATGTGATGGCAATAAATGTCACAGTGAAAATGATTCCTGTAAAGAGAATTGCTTTGCTTGTAGTCCGGATTTTGCATCCATAGTGATGAGAAGCAAAAAGCCTGAGCTCTACAGAAACGGATGCACTCAGAGAATTCGTGCTTTCGAAAGGTTGCTAGGTGGAACTCTGTCTGGGCAATCTGATGGTGTAAGGAATCAGGAAAATAACGATACATGCAAACAACTTACTGCCAAGGTTGATAATTTTTGTGATGTAGAGAAACTCCCGGATTTAGTCAAGGACATTGAAGCAGATAACAGAACTagaaaaaggagaaaaataaatcaatgtcTTTCTGTACAAGGTGCTGCTGACATGAAGAATCAGATATTTATTGGAGAAGAAGTTAAACATACATGTAAGAACTTTGCAGCAAAGGGCCATATTACTTCTGGTGTGAAGAGAAATCCAGTTATAATCAAGAATGGTGGAGGTATTCCTAGAAGGATAAGAACAAAAAGAGCTTCACGTTATAGGAGAAAtagaaaatacaaggattttgcAGTTTTTCCTCTTCAGGCTGTAGATAACAATGCTCAAACTCAGGAAGATTCTAGGACGAGTGATAATGTATTGCAGAAGGATCCTGAGCCTGTTGTGGCTCCAAAATCACCTCCAAGTGCAAATGATGTCAAGGCACAGTCAGGATGTGAAGAAGGTACTAAAATAGAAGAAGAGTTTGGCAGAACTCCTTCGTTCGAGAATGCACCAAGCAGTGATAATAAGCTATCTGCAGATGAACTGGTGCCGATTGAACAGGATGCTGTATCTGGATTAAGTTCAAAGTTTCCAGCTTGCAAGACGGATTTTGAAGCAGCCTGTGTATCGTTGTCGAACTCAAATTCGAAAGAGCCTGATGCAAGTGAAGCATCTCCTAATCAACCAGTGAATAATAAGTTTCTCAAGTTCACATTCCAAAGGAAACGGAAGAAGGAATTACCAAACAGCCCAGATGGCGATTCCTCTTTAGAGAACAACACAAGGAAGATGGAGGGGGAAGTAAATGGTTCTCTGGAGTTGCATAAGTCTAGCCTAATACCTGAATCATCTCGAGATAATCGAAGGCTGGCACAAGTTGCTCGTCAG CTTATATCTTTGTCCGAAAAGAAATGGCGGTAA